In the genome of Salinirussus salinus, one region contains:
- a CDS encoding SDR family NAD(P)-dependent oxidoreductase, which produces MREQSVGEKVDFTGDAAVVTGGAQGIGKAICESFAASGANVGVADVQADEAEETAAEVAEEYGVDAVGIECDVTEYEDAEAMVETAVDEFGALDYLINNAGVGTPAPSFMESDPEQWDTAVGVCFYGTMNCTHAALPHMTERGEGAIVNFASDSYKGNDPGLAVYGAAKAANVSFTGTVSQEVGEDGVRVNCVSPGTTRTPATEEWIEEYEEKILESYAMDRLGEPEDIADAVTFLCSDAASWVTGRVLSVNGGYNRS; this is translated from the coding sequence ATGCGCGAACAAAGCGTCGGAGAAAAGGTCGACTTCACGGGAGACGCCGCCGTCGTCACGGGCGGCGCACAGGGTATCGGCAAGGCGATCTGCGAGTCCTTCGCGGCCAGCGGCGCGAACGTGGGCGTCGCGGACGTCCAGGCCGACGAGGCCGAAGAGACTGCCGCAGAGGTCGCCGAGGAGTACGGCGTCGACGCCGTCGGCATCGAGTGCGACGTCACCGAGTACGAGGACGCCGAGGCGATGGTCGAGACGGCCGTCGACGAGTTCGGCGCACTCGACTACCTCATCAACAACGCGGGCGTCGGCACCCCGGCCCCGAGTTTCATGGAGTCGGACCCCGAACAGTGGGACACCGCCGTCGGGGTCTGTTTCTACGGGACGATGAACTGTACCCACGCCGCCCTGCCGCACATGACCGAGCGCGGCGAGGGCGCCATCGTCAACTTCGCCAGCGACTCCTACAAGGGCAACGACCCCGGCCTCGCGGTCTACGGCGCCGCGAAGGCCGCAAACGTCTCCTTCACGGGCACGGTCTCCCAGGAGGTCGGCGAGGACGGCGTCCGGGTCAACTGCGTCTCGCCGGGGACCACCCGCACCCCCGCCACCGAGGAGTGGATCGAGGAGTACGAGGAGAAGATCCTCGAGAGCTACGCGATGGACCGGCTGGGCGAGCCCGAGGACATCGCCGACGCCGTCACCTTCCTCTGTAGCGACGCCGCCTCCTGGGTCACCGGCCGCGTGCTCAGCGTCAACGGCGGCTACAACCGCAGCTGA
- a CDS encoding CaiB/BaiF CoA transferase family protein, with amino-acid sequence MSERAETARRGREAGPLSGVTVVDAASLYAGPLAATYLGDFGAEVVKVEHPEGGDPLRQFGGDGRSWDWVGRNKQSVPLDLNDEAGREAFADLVAEADVLVESFRPGTLEEWGVGWETLSERNPGLVMVRTTGFGQTGPYSDRPGFGSLVEAMSGFAYSTGQADGPPTLPPIALADSVCALHSAFAAVAALYWRDAGGTGQYIDASILESMFALMGDVVTRYHASGDRYRRNGNTSRMTVPRNTYETADGRWVALSGSTEAVARRILRIVGGDDLVERYPDMESRLAATAEIDARIAEWVGERTREEVVETFEAHEAALGPVYDMADIFEDEHFDARDAVVVVERERAGGNEGATEDSGGSESEEVAMRGVVPKLSETPGRVDYPGPELGAHARAVLRERAGLSDGEIDALVEEGVTAVADGRGGGGE; translated from the coding sequence ATGAGTGAGCGAGCGGAGACGGCACGGCGGGGCCGCGAGGCGGGGCCGCTTTCGGGCGTGACCGTCGTCGACGCCGCATCGCTGTACGCCGGGCCGCTGGCGGCCACCTACCTGGGCGACTTCGGCGCGGAGGTCGTGAAGGTCGAACACCCGGAGGGCGGGGACCCGCTCCGGCAGTTCGGCGGCGACGGCCGCTCGTGGGACTGGGTCGGGCGAAACAAGCAGTCGGTGCCGCTCGACCTCAACGACGAGGCGGGACGGGAGGCCTTCGCCGACCTCGTGGCGGAGGCGGACGTCCTCGTCGAGTCCTTCCGGCCCGGCACGCTGGAGGAGTGGGGGGTCGGCTGGGAGACGCTTTCCGAGCGGAACCCGGGCCTGGTGATGGTGCGGACGACCGGCTTCGGCCAGACCGGCCCCTACAGCGACCGGCCCGGTTTCGGTTCGCTTGTCGAGGCCATGTCCGGCTTCGCGTACTCGACGGGGCAGGCCGACGGGCCGCCGACGCTTCCCCCCATCGCGCTCGCCGACTCGGTGTGTGCGCTGCACTCCGCGTTCGCGGCGGTGGCCGCGCTGTACTGGCGCGACGCCGGCGGGACCGGCCAGTACATCGACGCCTCGATCCTGGAGTCGATGTTCGCGCTGATGGGCGACGTCGTCACGCGGTACCACGCCAGCGGCGACCGCTACCGGCGCAACGGCAACACCTCGCGGATGACCGTCCCGCGCAACACCTACGAGACCGCCGACGGCCGGTGGGTCGCACTGTCGGGGAGCACGGAGGCCGTCGCCCGCCGCATCCTCCGGATCGTCGGCGGCGACGACCTCGTCGAGCGGTACCCGGACATGGAGAGCCGGCTGGCAGCCACAGCGGAGATCGACGCCCGGATCGCGGAGTGGGTCGGCGAGCGCACCCGCGAGGAGGTCGTCGAGACCTTCGAGGCCCACGAGGCCGCGCTCGGCCCGGTCTACGACATGGCCGACATCTTCGAGGACGAGCACTTCGACGCCCGCGACGCCGTGGTGGTCGTCGAGCGCGAGCGCGCGGGCGGAAACGAGGGAGCGACGGAGGACAGCGGGGGAAGTGAAAGCGAGGAGGTGGCGATGCGCGGGGTCGTCCCGAAACTGAGCGAGACGCCGGGACGGGTCGACTATCCGGGGCCCGAACTGGGCGCCCACGCCCGCGCGGTCCTGCGCGAGCGGGCGGGGCTGAGCGACGGGGAGATAGACGCACTGGTCGAGGAGGGCGTGACGGCGGTCGCCGATGGCCGCGGTGGCGGGGGCGAGTAG
- a CDS encoding fumarylacetoacetate hydrolase family protein — protein sequence MKLARAETPDGVRTGEYDDGALHTGTGSYEVSPEDLLAPCEPGTFYCVGRNFAEKIDQMDYDVPDRPDWFIKPAVSLHHPGDPIVYPEWTEELTYAGELAAVVDEECTDLEGESEVRDVLRGWTVLNDLDALDQERRTARKAFDGSAPLGPVIETDIDPRGIDIETYVGGELRQDATTDWMIFDPYETVAFLSERYTFRPGDVISFGSPANPGLLEPGQEVAITYEGVGTLRNTVVAPGDGGE from the coding sequence ATGAAACTCGCGCGCGCCGAGACTCCCGACGGAGTCCGTACCGGCGAGTACGACGACGGGGCCCTGCACACCGGGACCGGCAGCTACGAGGTCAGCCCGGAGGACCTGCTCGCGCCCTGCGAGCCGGGTACCTTCTACTGCGTCGGCCGGAACTTCGCCGAGAAGATCGACCAGATGGACTACGACGTGCCCGACCGGCCGGACTGGTTCATCAAGCCAGCGGTCTCGCTGCACCACCCCGGCGACCCCATCGTCTACCCGGAGTGGACCGAGGAACTGACCTACGCGGGCGAACTCGCCGCCGTCGTCGACGAGGAGTGTACGGACCTGGAGGGGGAGAGCGAGGTCAGGGATGTCCTCCGCGGGTGGACGGTGCTGAACGACCTGGACGCGCTCGACCAGGAGCGCCGGACCGCCCGGAAGGCCTTCGACGGGTCGGCGCCGCTGGGGCCGGTCATCGAGACCGACATCGACCCCCGCGGGATCGACATCGAGACCTACGTCGGCGGCGAACTCCGCCAGGACGCCACCACCGACTGGATGATCTTCGACCCCTACGAGACGGTGGCCTTCCTCTCCGAGCGGTACACCTTCCGGCCCGGCGACGTGATTTCGTTCGGGAGCCCCGCCAACCCCGGCCTGCTGGAGCCCGGCCAGGAGGTCGCCATCACCTACGAGGGGGTCGGGACCCTGCGCAACACCGTCGTCGCACCCGGAGACGGGGGCGAGTGA
- a CDS encoding cation diffusion facilitator family transporter, whose product MAGSTSVVVAALIANGAIAVLKFVGFTLTGSPAMLSETYHSISDTGNQVFLLIGIRYSGQSADDRHPFGYGKAQFFYSFLVSVLLFGIAGWESTKHGFHEVQVALGGAAEHGGAESVTLFGQTFPPVYVNYAVLLGAIVFETWALWKARAEMKRQMAAHDWSGYREAFRKTADTTTLTALTEDTIALAGAGLALVGVFLTRTLGDPIYDAASALLIGFMLMGFAVALAWENKRLLLGESLPDDVEADLRGAVAGVADVERVVDLRTVYFGPRSVLVTVDVAFRTGMSGREIDDRIDEVEAAVREVEPDAKTVYVEVEKDGEPSAGGAGGAAGGSPSGGA is encoded by the coding sequence ATGGCCGGGAGCACGTCGGTCGTCGTCGCGGCGCTGATAGCGAACGGGGCCATCGCGGTCCTGAAGTTCGTCGGGTTCACGCTGACGGGGAGCCCGGCGATGCTCTCGGAGACCTACCACTCCATCTCCGACACCGGCAACCAGGTCTTCCTGCTGATCGGGATCCGGTACAGCGGACAGAGCGCCGACGACCGCCACCCCTTCGGCTACGGGAAAGCGCAGTTCTTCTACAGCTTCCTCGTGTCGGTCCTGCTGTTCGGGATCGCGGGCTGGGAGTCGACGAAACACGGGTTCCACGAGGTCCAGGTCGCGCTGGGCGGGGCGGCCGAACACGGCGGCGCCGAGTCGGTGACCCTGTTCGGGCAGACGTTTCCCCCGGTGTACGTCAACTACGCCGTCCTCCTCGGCGCGATCGTCTTCGAGACGTGGGCGCTCTGGAAGGCCCGCGCGGAGATGAAACGCCAGATGGCGGCGCACGACTGGTCGGGCTACCGGGAGGCTTTCCGGAAGACCGCCGACACCACCACGCTCACGGCGCTCACCGAGGACACCATCGCGCTGGCCGGGGCCGGGCTGGCGCTCGTCGGCGTCTTCCTCACCCGGACGCTCGGCGACCCCATCTACGACGCCGCCTCGGCGCTGCTGATCGGGTTCATGCTGATGGGCTTCGCGGTCGCGCTGGCCTGGGAGAACAAGCGGCTGCTGCTGGGGGAGAGTCTCCCCGACGACGTCGAGGCCGACCTTCGGGGGGCCGTCGCAGGGGTCGCCGACGTCGAGCGGGTGGTCGACCTCCGGACCGTCTACTTCGGGCCCCGGAGCGTCCTCGTCACGGTCGACGTGGCGTTCCGGACCGGTATGTCCGGCCGGGAGATCGACGACCGCATCGACGAGGTCGAGGCCGCAGTCAGGGAGGTCGAACCCGACGCCAAGACCGTCTACGTCGAGGTCGAGAAGGACGGCGAGCCGTCGGCCGGCGGGGCCGGTGGCGCCGCCGGCGGGAGCCCGTCCGGCGGGGCCTGA
- a CDS encoding metallophosphoesterase family protein, producing the protein MLVALADTHATGDPPLTDHLRATLRDAEAVVHAGDFTAAATLAAFRDLADDHGFAFAAVHGNSDSAAVRADLPAVRTVEALGERFLLVHGHEHDRTRLSVLARQEGAGLAVVGHTHQPGVTRLGGSGVAQGNRSGEGSENGGGEQQGGLTVVNPGSHADPRGGQPAYARVHRRAGTVDVELRSPAGDVLRGVR; encoded by the coding sequence GTGCTCGTCGCGCTCGCGGACACCCATGCCACCGGCGACCCGCCGCTGACCGACCACCTCCGGGCGACGCTCCGGGACGCCGAGGCCGTGGTCCACGCCGGCGATTTCACCGCGGCGGCGACGCTCGCCGCGTTTCGCGACCTGGCCGACGACCACGGCTTCGCGTTCGCCGCGGTCCACGGCAACAGCGACAGCGCCGCCGTCCGGGCCGACCTGCCGGCGGTCCGGACGGTCGAGGCACTCGGCGAACGGTTCCTGCTCGTCCACGGCCACGAGCACGACCGGACGCGCCTGTCCGTGCTCGCACGGCAGGAAGGGGCCGGCCTGGCCGTGGTGGGACACACCCACCAGCCCGGGGTGACGCGGCTCGGGGGCTCGGGTGTCGCGCAGGGGAACCGGAGTGGGGAAGGGTCCGAAAACGGGGGTGGGGAACAACAGGGTGGATTGACGGTCGTCAATCCGGGCAGCCACGCCGACCCGCGGGGCGGCCAGCCGGCGTACGCGCGCGTCCACCGCCGGGCAGGAACGGTGGACGTCGAGTTGCGCTCGCCGGCCGGCGACGTGCTCCGAGGGGTGAGATGA
- a CDS encoding ArsR/SmtB family transcription factor, with protein sequence MSLLPSEPDTEPPDAGPRVIGVDSEDAEDVLAALSSGTARELLSVLHEEPAPPSRLADEVDTSLQNAQYHLEKLETAGAVEVVDTAYSEKGREMDVYAPADQPLVIFAGDEGESTLRSALSRLLGSVGVLAVASLAVQALVGEGGLLDSPTGAGGAGAAGGGSGGDGGAAPNGGDAAVAEDAAGATPTPEPATTDGAGGFNAQSIEETTTETPVEAVADTAATAARNVTETVTETVSGTAPPEEVTRTAADGVASLPPGLLFFAGGLVAVGVVAVALSVK encoded by the coding sequence ATGTCGCTGTTGCCCTCCGAACCCGACACCGAGCCCCCCGACGCGGGCCCCCGCGTCATCGGCGTCGACAGCGAGGACGCCGAGGACGTCCTCGCCGCGCTCTCCTCCGGTACCGCCCGCGAGTTGCTGTCGGTGCTCCACGAGGAGCCCGCCCCGCCCTCCCGGCTGGCCGACGAGGTCGACACCTCGCTGCAGAACGCCCAGTACCACCTCGAGAAACTCGAAACGGCGGGCGCGGTCGAGGTCGTCGACACCGCCTACTCCGAGAAGGGCCGGGAGATGGACGTCTACGCGCCGGCCGACCAGCCGCTCGTCATCTTCGCCGGTGACGAGGGGGAGTCGACGCTCCGGTCGGCGCTCTCGCGGCTGCTGGGTTCGGTGGGTGTGCTCGCGGTCGCGAGCCTCGCGGTCCAGGCGCTGGTCGGCGAGGGGGGGCTGCTCGACTCCCCGACGGGGGCCGGCGGCGCCGGGGCAGCGGGCGGAGGCAGCGGCGGCGACGGAGGCGCCGCCCCGAACGGCGGCGACGCCGCGGTCGCGGAGGACGCCGCCGGAGCGACCCCGACTCCGGAGCCGGCGACCACGGATGGCGCGGGGGGGTTCAACGCCCAGTCCATCGAGGAGACGACGACGGAGACGCCGGTCGAAGCCGTCGCGGACACCGCGGCGACCGCCGCGAGAAACGTCACGGAAACCGTCACCGAGACCGTCAGCGGGACCGCCCCGCCCGAGGAGGTCACCCGGACGGCCGCGGACGGCGTCGCGTCCCTCCCGCCGGGGCTGCTCTTTTTCGCCGGCGGGCTGGTCGCGGTCGGCGTCGTCGCCGTGGCGCTTTCGGTCAAGTAG
- the hjc gene encoding Holliday junction resolvase Hjc, which yields MSNAKGDRRERELVNALDGAGFAVMRAPASGSATERDLPDVLAGDGETFYAIEAKSSAGDPIYLTGEEVEALVYFSRSFGAAPRIGVRFDREDWYFFHPDDCHTTDGGNYRVKKETALAEGTDFAELTGHSERTTLAEAAREEEDDDGGVREVLEAFDRGDISLEDAAAMLE from the coding sequence ATGTCCAACGCGAAAGGGGACCGCCGCGAGCGGGAACTCGTCAACGCGCTCGACGGGGCCGGCTTCGCGGTGATGCGCGCGCCCGCAAGCGGGAGCGCGACCGAGCGGGACCTCCCGGACGTGCTGGCCGGCGACGGCGAGACCTTCTACGCCATCGAGGCCAAGTCCTCCGCCGGCGACCCCATCTACCTCACCGGTGAGGAGGTAGAGGCCCTGGTCTACTTCTCGCGGAGCTTCGGCGCCGCCCCCCGCATCGGCGTCCGGTTCGACCGCGAGGACTGGTACTTCTTTCACCCCGACGACTGCCACACCACCGACGGCGGCAACTACCGCGTCAAGAAGGAGACGGCGCTCGCGGAGGGGACCGACTTCGCGGAGCTGACCGGCCACTCCGAGCGGACGACCCTCGCCGAGGCCGCACGCGAGGAGGAGGACGACGACGGTGGCGTCCGCGAGGTGCTCGAGGCCTTCGACCGCGGCGACATCTCGCTCGAGGACGCGGCGGCGATGCTGGAGTGA
- a CDS encoding SWIM zinc finger family protein has translation MTDIEPSAADRKTALAPDLRAMPDRAARAWAERMAVRPLPDGRYAVDSESGATYVVDPDAGSCTCPDSTLRGATCKHRRRVAIEVTTGRVPPPGRRRGTCPVCGEAGFVPADGPPLCPACELEPGEVVRDRETGDRLVVERVRDERADEVVVPDAGTTVAGYPTNEGYPAGDPVVEAVYLRAWREEEPRVYRFPHSRLSATGTAMLE, from the coding sequence ATGACCGATATCGAGCCTTCCGCAGCCGACCGCAAGACTGCACTCGCACCGGACCTCCGGGCGATGCCCGACCGTGCCGCCCGCGCCTGGGCCGAGCGCATGGCCGTCCGCCCGCTTCCGGACGGGAGATACGCCGTCGACAGCGAGAGCGGCGCGACCTACGTCGTCGACCCCGACGCGGGGAGCTGTACCTGCCCCGACAGTACCCTCCGCGGGGCGACCTGTAAACACCGCCGGCGGGTCGCGATCGAGGTGACGACCGGGCGGGTTCCGCCGCCGGGCCGGCGCCGCGGGACCTGTCCCGTCTGTGGCGAGGCGGGGTTCGTCCCCGCCGACGGACCGCCGCTGTGCCCGGCCTGCGAACTCGAACCCGGGGAGGTGGTCCGGGACCGCGAGACCGGCGACCGGCTGGTCGTCGAGCGGGTTCGCGACGAGCGGGCCGACGAGGTGGTCGTCCCCGACGCCGGGACGACCGTGGCCGGCTACCCCACGAACGAGGGCTACCCGGCCGGGGACCCGGTGGTCGAGGCGGTCTATCTGCGGGCCTGGCGCGAAGAGGAGCCCCGCGTCTACCGGTTTCCCCACTCCCGGCTGTCGGCGACCGGAACGGCGATGCTCGAGTGA
- a CDS encoding DUF7472 family protein, with translation MDVDSETVRQVGLSVGAVLLFILAVSAASTVFGAPPAVDREVSGQLTGTANASGPGLVQAEFDGEFDGPLAGSVDGTLSGAVNETGDFDGQLSGNISGEVTGEIEGQVSGTLSNGTFEGRFDGRVNGTASTVSLGQTGGVLIVALIAGFILLMAAGGVWLSRQDD, from the coding sequence ATGGACGTAGACTCGGAGACGGTCAGACAGGTCGGGCTGTCGGTCGGCGCTGTGCTCCTTTTCATTCTCGCGGTGTCGGCCGCCAGCACCGTCTTCGGGGCCCCTCCAGCGGTCGACCGGGAGGTCAGCGGTCAGCTGACCGGAACCGCCAACGCCTCCGGTCCCGGGCTCGTTCAGGCGGAGTTCGACGGCGAGTTCGACGGCCCCCTCGCGGGCTCGGTCGACGGCACGCTCTCCGGGGCGGTCAACGAGACCGGCGACTTCGACGGCCAGCTCTCGGGCAACATCTCCGGGGAAGTGACCGGCGAGATCGAGGGCCAGGTCTCGGGCACACTCTCGAACGGGACCTTCGAGGGTCGCTTCGACGGCCGGGTGAACGGAACCGCGAGCACCGTCTCCCTGGGACAGACCGGCGGCGTCCTGATCGTCGCGCTCATCGCCGGCTTCATCCTCCTGATGGCAGCCGGCGGCGTCTGGCTCTCCCGGCAGGACGACTGA
- the priL gene encoding DNA primase regulatory subunit PriL, translating to MEPLHARYPFLGESRAAVEEAGVDLAALVTEGGPPVERAVERVEYALEEGSVGDTHRRPRVELLSYPVARVLVSLVDEHVLTRKYARAEARTAHERFTADFATETELRSTADTSLTRAELLAEFDLTGSVRAVGGEYRVSVGTYLQLAADQRDDEWRLVNRELRDGEVPLEEGELDVLLEAAVRARVTEGLPLSVPEPIAEELSGPVEYLEELLADLDFTRDIDTVVPELFPPCMRALLDRVQKGEHLEHHSRFAIASFLTSIGMSTDDIVDLFEVNPGFGEEATRYQVNHIRGQTSPTEYSPPSCATMQSYGDCVNMDDRCETIAHPMAYYEDALDDADEEEVTDWREERD from the coding sequence ATGGAGCCGCTGCACGCGCGCTACCCGTTTCTGGGCGAGTCCCGCGCCGCCGTCGAGGAGGCGGGGGTCGACCTGGCGGCGCTGGTCACGGAGGGCGGCCCGCCCGTCGAGCGCGCCGTCGAGCGCGTCGAGTACGCCCTGGAGGAGGGGTCGGTCGGCGACACCCACCGCCGGCCGCGCGTGGAGCTGCTCTCCTATCCCGTCGCCCGGGTACTGGTCTCGCTGGTCGACGAGCACGTCCTCACGCGCAAGTACGCCCGCGCGGAGGCGCGGACGGCCCACGAGCGGTTCACCGCCGACTTCGCGACGGAGACGGAGTTGCGCTCGACCGCCGACACCAGCCTCACGCGGGCGGAGCTGCTCGCGGAGTTCGACCTGACCGGCTCCGTGCGGGCCGTCGGCGGGGAGTACCGGGTGTCGGTAGGCACGTACCTCCAGCTGGCGGCCGACCAGCGCGACGACGAGTGGCGGCTCGTCAACCGCGAACTCCGGGACGGCGAGGTCCCACTGGAGGAGGGTGAACTCGACGTGCTGCTCGAGGCGGCGGTCCGCGCTCGGGTCACCGAGGGGCTGCCGCTGTCGGTCCCGGAGCCCATCGCCGAGGAGCTGTCGGGACCGGTCGAGTATCTGGAGGAGCTGCTCGCGGACCTTGATTTCACCCGGGACATCGACACCGTCGTTCCCGAGCTGTTCCCGCCGTGTATGCGGGCGCTGCTCGACCGAGTCCAGAAGGGCGAGCACCTCGAACACCACTCCCGCTTTGCCATCGCCTCCTTCCTGACGAGCATCGGGATGTCGACCGACGACATCGTCGACCTCTTCGAGGTCAACCCCGGCTTCGGCGAGGAGGCCACCCGCTACCAGGTCAACCACATCCGCGGCCAGACCAGCCCCACCGAGTACTCCCCGCCCTCCTGTGCCACGATGCAGTCCTACGGCGACTGCGTCAACATGGACGACCGGTGTGAGACCATCGCCCACCCGATGGCCTACTACGAAGACGCGCTGGACGACGCCGACGAGGAGGAGGTCACCGACTGGCGAGAGGAGCGAGACTGA
- a CDS encoding DUF7139 domain-containing protein — protein sequence MQRLDEAYSRTPTDREPHRVLAGAALGAAGALAVLVAILLVAVAGESYAARRYAGLCAGLGIPAMLLAVVVVLPASTRARLGVVAGSALTLAGVGLFWTAYPARWTGPGGMAFETTAVYALGGAVALSFVFSAVATFRRRNSPAGTVTLEVTRDGGTETVEVSRREYRRVRQAVGDGGESEVLEDLLEE from the coding sequence ATGCAGCGTCTCGACGAGGCGTACAGCCGGACGCCGACCGACCGGGAGCCACACCGGGTGCTCGCCGGCGCCGCCCTCGGGGCCGCGGGCGCTCTCGCGGTGCTCGTCGCCATCCTGCTGGTGGCGGTCGCCGGCGAGTCCTACGCCGCCCGCCGGTACGCCGGGCTCTGTGCCGGGCTGGGCATCCCCGCGATGCTCCTGGCGGTGGTCGTCGTCCTCCCCGCGAGCACGCGGGCCCGGCTGGGCGTCGTCGCCGGCAGCGCCCTCACGCTGGCCGGCGTCGGGCTGTTCTGGACCGCCTACCCGGCGCGGTGGACCGGTCCCGGCGGAATGGCCTTCGAGACCACGGCCGTCTACGCGCTGGGCGGGGCGGTCGCACTCTCCTTCGTCTTCTCGGCGGTCGCCACCTTCCGGCGGCGCAACAGCCCCGCGGGGACGGTCACGCTGGAGGTGACTCGCGACGGCGGCACCGAAACGGTGGAGGTGAGCCGACGGGAGTACCGCCGCGTCCGCCAGGCCGTGGGCGACGGCGGGGAGAGCGAGGTCCTCGAGGACCTGCTCGAGGAGTAA
- a CDS encoding DNA polymerase sliding clamp: protein MFNAIVSADTLQATLGSVGVLVEECKIHLEEDGLEIRAVDPANVGMVDLTLDSAAFESYETDGGLIGVNLARLQDIAGMADAGQLVHLELDEETRKLHISIDGLEYTLALIDPESIREEPDLPDLDLPAEIVIEGRDIDRAVTAADMVSDHIELGVDEEAEVFYVKAEGDTDDVHLELDEEDLIDLTVGPASSLFSLDYLDDMNSAIPGDAEVTMELGEEFPVKLHFDIAEGQGTVTYMLAPRIQSN from the coding sequence ATGTTCAACGCCATCGTGAGCGCGGACACGCTCCAGGCGACGCTGGGCTCCGTGGGCGTGCTGGTCGAGGAGTGCAAGATCCACCTCGAGGAGGACGGGCTGGAGATCCGGGCCGTCGACCCCGCCAACGTGGGGATGGTCGACCTCACCCTCGATTCGGCGGCCTTCGAGTCCTACGAGACCGACGGCGGGCTCATCGGCGTCAACCTCGCCCGGCTCCAGGACATCGCCGGGATGGCCGACGCCGGCCAGCTCGTCCACCTCGAACTCGACGAGGAGACCCGCAAACTGCATATCTCTATCGACGGCCTGGAGTACACGCTGGCGCTGATCGACCCCGAGTCGATCCGGGAGGAGCCCGACCTGCCGGACCTCGACCTGCCGGCGGAGATCGTCATCGAGGGCCGCGACATCGACCGCGCCGTGACTGCCGCGGACATGGTGAGCGACCACATCGAGCTCGGCGTCGACGAGGAGGCGGAGGTCTTCTACGTGAAAGCGGAGGGCGATACCGACGACGTCCACCTCGAACTCGACGAGGAGGACCTCATCGACCTGACCGTCGGCCCCGCCTCCTCGCTGTTCTCGCTCGACTACCTGGACGACATGAACTCCGCCATCCCCGGCGACGCCGAGGTGACCATGGAACTGGGCGAGGAGTTCCCCGTCAAGCTCCACTTCGACATCGCCGAGGGGCAGGGCACGGTCACCTACATGCTCGCCCCCCGGATCCAGAGCAACTGA
- a CDS encoding helix-turn-helix domain-containing protein yields MHTARVALEIPEEYLHPMHAFVCESPAVDRETILERDARGEVTTLLLYVDGDREAYERRLRAVPQVEEWTTEGDGGEGFYLYVRTDLREREAGYREALDRDSVLVVPPVELRADRTVRQTMVGHSDQLTAALEGLPGEVGVEVLRTGSYEREDGAPLSGRQREAVRAAWAAGYYDLPRTGGLADVADRLGCGTSTASDLLRRAERRLVAAALGERG; encoded by the coding sequence ATGCACACGGCCCGCGTCGCGCTGGAGATCCCGGAGGAGTACCTCCACCCGATGCACGCCTTCGTCTGCGAGTCCCCGGCAGTCGACCGCGAGACGATCCTCGAACGCGACGCCCGGGGCGAGGTGACGACCCTGCTGCTGTACGTCGACGGCGACCGCGAGGCCTACGAGCGGCGCCTGCGTGCGGTCCCGCAGGTCGAGGAGTGGACCACGGAGGGCGACGGCGGCGAGGGCTTTTATCTCTACGTCCGGACGGACCTCCGCGAGCGCGAGGCGGGCTACCGGGAGGCGCTCGACCGGGACTCGGTGCTGGTCGTCCCGCCGGTCGAACTCCGAGCGGACCGGACAGTCCGGCAGACGATGGTCGGCCACAGCGACCAGCTCACCGCGGCCCTGGAGGGGCTCCCCGGGGAGGTCGGCGTCGAGGTCCTCCGGACGGGGTCCTACGAGCGCGAGGACGGCGCACCGCTGAGCGGGCGCCAGCGCGAGGCGGTCCGGGCGGCCTGGGCGGCTGGCTACTACGACTTGCCCCGGACCGGCGGGCTGGCCGACGTGGCCGACAGGCTGGGGTGTGGCACGTCGACCGCCTCGGACCTGCTCCGGCGGGCCGAGCGCCGGCTGGTCGCGGCGGCCCTCGGCGAGCGGGGCTGA